In Candidatus Sulfurimonas marisnigri, a single genomic region encodes these proteins:
- a CDS encoding ABC transporter substrate-binding protein: MNKIFKKALLLFSILVFAQSLVADDKVELKEHFLKKIDEVVLIVKDNSLSKNDRNGNIIKSLSPMFDFELMAKLSLGNTWKQLASNDREKFIDLYVERMKQSYSSKIDAYKDEKVEVKEIQQPKNNRIALLTDLVSKEEKLEIVYKFYKPKKKKSDKDIWLIYDVEILGVSILKADKAQFKEFLQTKNISELMDVLAKRS; this comes from the coding sequence AAAATTTTTAAAAAGGCACTGTTGCTATTTTCTATATTAGTGTTTGCACAAAGTTTAGTTGCTGATGATAAAGTAGAACTTAAAGAGCATTTTTTAAAAAAGATTGATGAAGTTGTTTTGATAGTTAAAGATAACAGCTTATCAAAGAATGATAGAAATGGAAATATAATAAAATCATTATCACCGATGTTTGATTTTGAACTTATGGCAAAACTTAGTCTTGGTAATACTTGGAAGCAGTTGGCTAGCAATGATAGAGAAAAATTTATAGATCTTTATGTAGAGCGAATGAAACAATCATACTCATCTAAAATTGATGCTTATAAAGATGAAAAAGTTGAAGTAAAAGAGATTCAGCAGCCAAAAAACAATAGAATAGCCTTATTAACAGACCTTGTAAGTAAAGAGGAGAAACTGGAGATAGTATATAAATTTTATAAGCCTAAAAAGAAAAAGAGTGATAAAGATATCTGGCTTATTTACGATGTGGAAATTTTAGGGGTCAGTATTTTAAAAGCTGACAAGGCTCAATTTAAAGAGTTTTTACAAACAAAAAATATAAGTGAACTTATGGATGTTTTGGCTAAAAGGTCGTAG